In a single window of the Cervus elaphus chromosome 1, mCerEla1.1, whole genome shotgun sequence genome:
- the LOC122696625 gene encoding olfactory receptor 52N5 — protein MLVSNNSCVPPKYFILNGIPGLERVHVWISLPFCTMYIISLLGNLGLVYLIHHEESLHHPMYFFLAMLSLVDLFTCTTTLPNALCIFWFNLKEINFNACLVQMFFVHGFTGVESGVLMLMALDRYVAICYPLRYATILTNSLIAKAGLVTFLRGALLMIPFPFLVKRLPFCQSNIISHTYCDHMSVVKLSCSSIKVNVIYGLMVALLIGVFDICCISVSYTMILWAVVSLSSADARQKAFSTCTAHISAIIVTYVPAVFTFFTHRFGGHTIPSSLHIIVANLYLLLPPTLNPIVYGVKTKQIRDNVIKLFQGEKGASTQGN, from the coding sequence ATGCTGGTTTCCAACAATTCATGTGTACCccccaaatattttattcttaatggaattcctggtctggaaagagtACATGTATGGATCTCCCTCCCATTCTGCACAATGTATATCATCTCCCTTCTGGGAAACCTTGGCCTTGTGTATCTCATTCATCATGAGGAGTCCTTACATCAtccaatgtatttttttctggcaATGCTCTCCCTCGTTGATCTCTTTACCTGTACCACTACTCTACCCAATGCACTCTGCATCTTCTGGTTCAATCTCAAGGAAATTAACTTCAATGCTTGTTTAGTCCAGATGTTCTTTGTCCATGGGTTCACAGGTGTGGAGTCTGGAGTGCTCATGCTCATGGCTCtggaccgctatgtggccatttgCTACCCATTGCGCTATGCTACCATACTCACTAACTCTCTCATTGCCAAAGCTGGACTTGTCACCTTCCTGAGGGGTGCATTGCTGATGATTCCTTTTCCATTCTTGGTTAAGCGTTTGCCCTTCTGCCAAAGCAATATTATCTCCCATACATATTGTGACCATATGTCAGTGGTGAAGTTATCCTGTTCCAGTATCAAGGTCAATGTCATCTATGGTCTGATGGTTGCCCTCCTGATTGGAGTGTTTGATATCTGCTGTATATCTGTATCGTACACTATGATCCTTTGGGCAGTGGTCAGTCTCTCCTCAGCAGATGCTCGGCAGAAAGCCTTCAGCACCTGCACTGCCCATATATCTGCCATTATTGTCACTTATGTTCCAGCAGTCTTCACTTTCTTTACCCACCGTTTTGGAGGACACACTAttccctcttctcttcacatCATTGTGGCTAATCTTTATCTTCTTCTTCCCCCAACTCTCAACCCCATTGTTTACGGGGTAAAGACAAAACAGATTCGAGACAATGTCATAAAGCTCTTCCAGGGTGAGAAAGGTGCAAGTACTCAGGGCAATTGA